The window GCCGCCAGGGCCGCGAAGGAAGTGATACCCGGGGCGATTTTAGTTTCCAGTTCTGGAAGTTTTTTCTTGAGAATCCGCAGCAGGTAGCCGAAGGTACTGTAGGTCATCGGATCACCCAGAGTGGCAAAGGCGCAGTTTTTTCCGTTTTTCAATTCGGCAGCAATCTCTTCGGCATTCGCGTTAAGGCTGGCCCGGCGTTTGTTCCAGTCCCTGGACATGCTGAAGACCAGATCCTTTTTTTCAGCCCTGACATGATCCACCGAATCAACAATATGTCGCGAAACGCTGAAGGATGAGTTGACCCCGACAGCCGTAAAAATAGCATCAACCTGCCTGAAAATCTCGACTGCCAGCAGAGTCAGGTAGCGGGGATCACCGGGACCGGTACCAACCCCGAAAAATTTACCAATCTTCATTTTTTTAAACTTCTCCCAAACAATAAGCAAAAAAAATCCCCGAAACGAAATTTGATTTCGATCCGGGGATATCCCTGTTTTTATCCGACGGGAATCTCTAAAGCCTGCCTCTGTCTTCGAGAGTTGACTTTATTATTCAGGCAGGTCTTCTGACTTCCGGATCCATCTACTCACCGCACCTTCCCAACCTCGGTGGCTTCATAAACGCCACCCATTAAAGTCAGTGGTTACTGCGGTTTTCGTCCCCGGTTACAGCGGCGGGCCCGTCCTCGAATTACACGAAGTTCCCGATTAAGCTCTTGAAACGAGCACCTGAACAATTATCTGAATTATATGCGATTCATCTAATATCTTTTCTCCCGTTTGTCAAGCAAAAGACGTTGTTGTCCATGTTTTTCAAGTTTCAGCGAGACTGTTTTACCTTCTTTAAAACCAGGCACTTACCCAGAGAAGAAAAACTATTCTTCTCCGGTGTTAAGTTTTCCGTTATGGATTAAAAAGAAAATTTCAGCGATGTGATTACATTCAGACCGGGATCGTTATAAAAATCCGCCTCATTTAAATGGTTGCGGTACTTTTTATCGAAAAGGTTCTCGATATTTAAGGTTAAAGTAATATCCTTGAAAGCGGCATAGTCAAATTTTATGCCACTGCGAAGATTGAAAAATGAGTAGCCGGGGGTTTCTTTTTCAGCTTTGGCGGGATGATCCTGGCGGTCAAAAAAATTGCCGCTGAACTCAAACCAGTAGTGCAGCCCATTAGTCAGTTCATCGTGCCAGCGGGCCCCCAAGATACCATTGAGCGGTGGAATATCATTCAGGCGATCGTGACTTTTACGATCACGGCCGACAACATAGGCCACGTTACCAAAAAGCATCAGTTCGTCTAACAAATCAAACTCCAGGGAACCGTCGGCGCCATAGAGTTCCGCGTCATCGACATTGATAAATTCTCGCGTTTCCATGCCGGCAAAATCTCGACCCGTATTGGCGAGTTCGATATAGTCTTCTACCCGGGTGTAGAAAGTGTTGCAGGAACCTCTGAGACGTTGATAATTAAGTTTGAATCCGATATCGGCATTGTAAGAGTATTCGGGGTCGAGATCGGGGTTGCCGATAATCATGTAAGTGCTGCTTCTGGTTGAATAGCGTTCAAACATATCGGGAGCCCGGAAGCCGGAAGAGAAATTGCTGGTCAAATGAATATGTTCGGTAAGAACATAGAGAATGCCGAGATTAAACGTAACTGCGTCATCACTTTTCCGGCTGAAATGGTTGATCGAAGTCTTTGACTTGATAATATTTTCGCCTTTTTTGTCGTACACATCGGTTGTAAACGGTGCATCATCGGCATTGGCAACAAAGTAGTCGTAACGGAGACCGGCGAGCAGTGTCAGTTGATCTTTGAAGAAAATTTCATCCTGGGCAAAGACACCGAAATGATCCCGATCACAGTCCGGTATCGGTTTAAAAGTAAGATTTTTGACGGTAATATTTTTTTTATTTTTTTTGACCGTGATATATTCGTCGCCGTCAGCCTCTTCGGCGACAAATTCACAACCAAAAATCAGGCGGTTATTTTGACTGAAATCAACCTGCCCCTGGAGTAAAGCACCCAGGGCTGAGGTTTCAAACTCATTGCCCTTTAATTTGTAGATCGGTTTTTCCAGGCTCGGAATATCAGCCTCATAACTGCGCTCCTGGTCGACGTACCAGCTTTTTATCTGGAGATTTTTGAGCCATCCCAGATTACGACCATGATAAGCCAGTTTGTAGGTGTCAGTATCAAATTTGTCAAAATGAGAATACCTGGCCCCCTGTTTTTTTGTCACCCCCATGTCATCAATATCATTGCTTCTTATGGACATACTCAAGTCGTGATCATCGTTAATGAAATAACGACCCTTAAAATCGAGGAACTGATTTTCAAACTGGCTGTTCTCGACATCATCTCCAGCCCCGTCCTGATAGTCGTCGGCATCCCGGGCTCCAACCGTGAGTTCAAAATCAAAACCGTAACCACCACCACTTAAGGCGTAGCGCCCGAACCAGCCCTCGTCTACTGATGAGTAACGGACTTCAACGCTATTTAAAAATGACCATTTATCAGTTTTGGCAAAATCAGGACTTTTGGTTATGATATTGATAACTCCGCCCAGAGCGTCGGTACCATAAAGAACCGAGGCTGGCCCTTTGATAACCTCAATTCGTTCAACATTACCGGCATCGATAAAGGGGATTAATGGTGAGCGCCCGGCCCAGAGATTATTTTCCCGGTCACCATCGATCAAAACCATAACCCGGCTATTGCCAAGACCGCGAATTACCGGTTTTACGTTCCAGAAGCCGCTTCTGTTAAGCGACACTCCGGGCAGTTCATCCAGAGACTGAGCCGCAGTTGCCGGACTATTGATAGTCAGGGTTTCAGCTGAAACCGACTCGATCGGAGTCGGGACGTCAAAGCTTTTTTCCTCCATGCGGGTCGCGGTTACCACTATTTCATCCATGGTGGTCGCCGCTTCAAGCGGAAGAAAATTAAAATTCAGCACACTTATGACCATCAGCATAACCACGATTTTCATAAAATTTATCTTTAACCAATTACCACTCATCTTCTTCTCCTTATGTGGTAAAAAATCTTTTTTTTCGGGTCTCTGGCTCTAGCCACCTTAGTTGTCAATCAGGGTGATATTGTTGTCTCGGGCACAATCTTTGATATGGTCGACAAATATCCGCGCAAAAGCATCATTTTCACCGAGGCCATGAAGGACCGGGGTAACCTTGAAACCGGCTTTACTTAAAACGCTCTTCCAGGAATCATCTTCATCACTGGCCATATCGTTAGTAGCGTGATCTCCGGCAACGATCATAAACGGTTTAAGAATTACTTTCTTGCTTTTGCAATGGCTCATGGCGATAACAACGTCTTCCAACGCCGGAAAGCCTTCAACCGAGCCGAAGTACGTCTGGACATCGGGATAGAGCTGCCGCATTTTCTTTTGGGCCTCACAGTAGATTCCGGTTGACAGATGTTCATTACCATGGGCCATGTAGACCAGTGCCGCCCCTTGTTTCCGAGCCAACTCGACATCAGCTTTAAGGGTTTCCAACCCCTTCTCCAGGTCATCATGGTAACTGTATAAATCTCCGGGCATGCCGAGAGCAGGTCGTCCCATAAC is drawn from Pseudomonadota bacterium and contains these coding sequences:
- a CDS encoding TonB-dependent receptor, yielding MSGNWLKINFMKIVVMLMVISVLNFNFLPLEAATTMDEIVVTATRMEEKSFDVPTPIESVSAETLTINSPATAAQSLDELPGVSLNRSGFWNVKPVIRGLGNSRVMVLIDGDRENNLWAGRSPLIPFIDAGNVERIEVIKGPASVLYGTDALGGVINIITKSPDFAKTDKWSFLNSVEVRYSSVDEGWFGRYALSGGGYGFDFELTVGARDADDYQDGAGDDVENSQFENQFLDFKGRYFINDDHDLSMSIRSNDIDDMGVTKKQGARYSHFDKFDTDTYKLAYHGRNLGWLKNLQIKSWYVDQERSYEADIPSLEKPIYKLKGNEFETSALGALLQGQVDFSQNNRLIFGCEFVAEEADGDEYITVKKNKKNITVKNLTFKPIPDCDRDHFGVFAQDEIFFKDQLTLLAGLRYDYFVANADDAPFTTDVYDKKGENIIKSKTSINHFSRKSDDAVTFNLGILYVLTEHIHLTSNFSSGFRAPDMFERYSTRSSTYMIIGNPDLDPEYSYNADIGFKLNYQRLRGSCNTFYTRVEDYIELANTGRDFAGMETREFINVDDAELYGADGSLEFDLLDELMLFGNVAYVVGRDRKSHDRLNDIPPLNGILGARWHDELTNGLHYWFEFSGNFFDRQDHPAKAEKETPGYSFFNLRSGIKFDYAAFKDITLTLNIENLFDKKYRNHLNEADFYNDPGLNVITSLKFSF
- a CDS encoding sirohydrochlorin cobaltochelatase, which encodes MSHKLIYLLVICLFITFFSTSASASTDKGENATRKEDRAAIVLACFGTTVPTAVSSIINIQQKIKEAFPGIPVKITFTSNIIRSVWKKRQSEAQKWLQQGIPEEIIYAKNFIATIGDLLEDGYKDIIVQSGHIYCMEQAHDLKWYVRALASIKTMKKKWSPFSKLVMGRPALGMPGDLYSYHDDLEKGLETLKADVELARKQGAALVYMAHGNEHLSTGIYCEAQKKMRQLYPDVQTYFGSVEGFPALEDVVIAMSHCKSKKVILKPFMIVAGDHATNDMASDEDDSWKSVLSKAGFKVTPVLHGLGENDAFARIFVDHIKDCARDNNITLIDN
- the cobI gene encoding precorrin-2 C(20)-methyltransferase; translated protein: MKIGKFFGVGTGPGDPRYLTLLAVEIFRQVDAIFTAVGVNSSFSVSRHIVDSVDHVRAEKKDLVFSMSRDWNKRRASLNANAEEIAAELKNGKNCAFATLGDPMTYSTFGYLLRILKKKLPELETKIAPGITSFAALAAKSQTVLVEDEEILRVLPGQDADQPEALDLPPKSTNVILKSYKHRNRLVEHFAKQDDCHILFGNRLSLDGEFVTTDPQEIINHPDEYLSLLIIKRN